The Primulina eburnea isolate SZY01 chromosome 18, ASM2296580v1, whole genome shotgun sequence genome segment ccggacttggattagagatagggttggacacttgatattagctgtaaaaccttagttgaatataTGTATGTGATAaaggatttgtacttttatatatatatatatatatatatatatatatatatatatatatatatatatatatatatatatatatatatatatatactgagatgtatatatatgtttttatgtcactacgttccgcaatcttttaaaaaaaaatttagaccctgttttataattgattaattagtcccaatgatgattaagaacttgattagcatccgggtccacACAAGTTAGGGCTTTCCTTTGgtaaataaattgaaacatggctcacgggggtcgagtcgtggttcacGAGGTCTAAAATAATACTTATCTTCATTCTATTTGTCTCATACCACGAACCAAATGATAccttaaaatattaaaatttataaattcagaTATGTATTTATTAATCGATTGAAtgatacttttttaaaaaaaagattgtTTTTTCGGTTAAgtgaatataaatttaattaaaaaatatttgttgtaTTTTTCTATTACTTATATCATAATTCTTTGAACTAACATAAAAACTAAAATTCATTGTgtatttacaaaaataattaagTAATATTGTTAGAACATTTCAGTTTTGGAAATTTAAAAAGGTTATTGATTCAATGAATAATTATATTGTCTAATTAAATTGAATTTAAGAAGAAAACTGAATATTCAAGAGCCAAAGTCTTTAGTCAATGAGCGTCCAACTGACTACCAAGCTAAACTGATAATATATTATTCAAAGGCAAAGGAATACTGATAGGCAAACTGATCAAAGGACAACTAATGGAGCACAATTATAGCCGGTAATTATAATCGATTAGTCAACCCATATTCAAACATTATTTGAAGATTATAAGCATACTTAGTGATTAAAAATCAAAGTCCGGTTGAAATATTGGATAAAGTTTTACATATCAACAGTCACCGATTCCCAACAAGATGTCAGAATCCATGCACACTATAATAATCTGTCAGAAATGACGATGACATGGCAACAACAAAATCTGTTGTAAGGTCCAAATTTaggacgacgtaatccaactgcatgtaaatctaagaaatatgaaaaataagtAATTAACTGATTTTcgtgctaattaattatgtgacttTCATGTTCATATGTTAAATGAGATttttattgtcatcatgcataaaaatagtatttttaggaatattcaagtgatGATCGAGGAACGTGGACCGAAGGCTGAAAAatgcaaaatatttttattaaattattatttttgattatttagaatatggtcgatgctttttagtatttttgaaaataagggattttgaggtgatttaatacatcgggacgtaaattttatcagtattggtttttcaacaaaaatataaactttttggcaacccggctgcACGAACTATTTTTACCAAAACttactaatattttatttaaatcttaATTAGATTAATGAGCCTAATTTAAtagcttaataggcctaaggccTAGTTAGTAAACTAATTAgcatattttatgtatataatatGTTAAAGACCCTACCCAGGGTAGGCTACCCTAGCATGAAAACAATCGGCCACCCACctcttttaaaaatctgaaacaCTCCCCACCCCACTCTTAAAACCTCTCGGCCACACTTCTGAAAAATTCCCCTACCCTACACGACACCCACATGCAAAATAATTGAAGGAAACTTTCAAGTTTAGCCAAGAGGGATTCAAGCCAAAGGTCGTGTTCCGTTCTTCGTCTTCGTTAATGGTTTTTCGTGCGttaaaaacgcaaaggcacgcctatttttttttcaaaccatcAGCACATCATAGTGTCagttttatgcatgaaaagttTGAGAAAAACGAGTGACACTTGCATGATTTTCGTTCCTATGTAATTTATGAGATTTCAAGCATGTTTTTGATTCAAACTTGTGATGTTTACATACatataaggggctgccatgattaggacacGACTAGACACGGCTTTGCATGAAAATATACACCTAAAACAGCACCTAAACACCACACACGAACGCAGAGCACAAGCTGATGCACAATCTGCTGTCATGGAGTATAGGGCACGGTTTTTATGTTTCAAGGGCCGGGGCTTGGATGGCGGGTTCCAGGGGCTAGCCAAGGTCGTGGGTGAGTCAAGGAGGGAGTCttagccaagctaggactcgcgctcaagggctgggaggagtccttgacagcaaggactcctacccgagaatCTGCCATGGGGGTGCGCAGAGTTCAGACTTTGTTCGGGGCATGGGGGCTCGATCTGGGGTTCAAGGGCCGGGTCAAGGTGTTGCACTagagtcctaggagggtgcACGGATGGTTGGTTCATGGGCTGGGACTGCCGGTAAGGGCAAagaagcttgatcaagaatCCTTGTCCAACATGGTTTCTCGGCCAGCTTATGGTGTATGAGTAGGGGGCTCGTTTTCTGGGTTTGGGGTGTTTTCCGTGCGTTTTCTTGGTCCAGTAGAGTACTCCCGTATGTTGGGCAGGTTCTGGTTCATTATGGTCCGAGGCTAACTCGATagaattaggagatggctcgggggcGAAGAGTTTGTGTCATTTGGGGTTTCCTAAACTTGAAAAATTGGAAAAcagctcacgggggtcgagtcgtggtccataagggctaaaataatataaaaagactaaatttagaatttaggaattttatattaaagtttgggatttttcggaatTAAAACGCCTTCAAAACGACAATttacaaaataatttaaaaagcctagttttaCGCCAAAGAAAATTATGGGAATTTTAGTTTAtgctaaaataattatttgggacatgttagagtcaagaaaatcaagaaaaaagtcaaaACGTAAAAACGtcacgtctaggggtaaaacggtcttttcaCACCGAAAAATTAGTAAATGTCATGACAGTGTCCTAAATGCTGTTTCTATGATGATTTtcaatgtttatggatgttgatgaattttaatatgttaaattatgattttcaaatgtttatgaaattttatagaattaattattggacatttaaaagaaatagtgtatgcttggtttcaaaaataaaaacgatacgtatatgcatgatttttattaagtgatgataacatgttgaaggacgtgaagggattgtgactaacagatgatatgttggagatatcgtgagggttatggtcctagtgggagcccgacgatcgtatttccttggatacggatatgtatatgtatatgatgatatgttattACATAAGGCCAAGGCCCAGATTGACTGGTGAGAAtgtcgctggtgtccccgccgtccagtactgtggttacatgtagatggatccatcgcccaacacttatatgaaagtcacaatcaattcaacaaacacgtaaatgaatatgtatatgttgacgatgatatgtatatgcttatGAACacacgaaaatgtttatgatttattttacaagTTCATGAAAATGCTATTttagtacaagtatttttcactgttgcatgtggttttatatgtATTACTCATTATCAAGGatatgtgtgttgagtctttagactcactaggtgtgttgatgcaggtaataatataataattatgaTGTGAGAGGAATTGATGGGTGATTTTGCTaggactgtcggtgcacacaactcgaggaccagcgcttcttcttttccgcatttaagtttatgaatcatgattttaagttaaagattttttgactatttatttatgcttttgagagattttttagaggtttagtatggactattattttcaaatgatTGTCCTTTTTGGTTTGGTAAAATAGTAGACGTTTTCATTTTTATGACTATtacacttgatttttaaatgctagttggttgatgttttattttaaagggcaaaatattttatataaaaaaaatatttttaggtCGTGGCCAAAATTgagagattaaaaaaaaattagtacttttaaagcaataaaaatggctGACGTTTCATCTGTATTTGGAAACATACATATGATTTAAAAAGATATCTATTGCAGATGAAGTCTACGTATAGATCAGTTAGACATGCTTTTAAATTTCTCCGACTCTTTGATTTTTTGAATTCTCCGATCTTCTGGATTTCTTGAAAAGGCTTTCTACACGATCAAAGCAAGCAGACACTGATAATTTATTATCAGATCAATGGAGGATCAATTTGTGCTTAGAAATTTCTTTGtgaaatctttgtaattgagAGTAAAAGTCTTACTGCTCATTTTGATTAAGATTGAAGTATACTAAGGGAGTGTTTGGTTTGAGGGATAAGGTGGGTTTATTTTTCTTAGCCCACCTTATCCCTTGTTTGGTACGCATGATTATTTAACCAGGTCAATTCCTCTTATGAATGATTAAGTTATATTAGgtgggttaaaataatacctcctcaccctctaggattatttatccaactcttaatacatcatatttttccaattttacccttctcttaTATTCAAACttaccaccacttcccgccaccGACCGCCGCCGGCCGACCATCGGCCGACTGCCGACGGACCGCCGGCCGCCGGCTGATTTTTCCGGCCGGCCGTTTCCAGCAGGCCGCCGCCCCGCAAAGGGGAAGGGCAATtttgtcttttcatcaaaaaattcaaatttatcctacacttaaaaatcttaccaaacataatatacaccatatattacaatcctaccacaatcattttgtttatcatttatatattaatcattagtttatcatatccttccaaccaaacgtagcctaaGAGTTTCTGTTAGGCAGTAATAAGTCATACTGAAGTGAGTGATTTCAAACTGTTTGTAATTACGAAAgtcttttattttaatatttccaCTAGGAAGAATGAGTAACGTAGAAGTATTGAAGTCTCTAAACATCTAGAAACAACATGTGCATATTTACATTTCAGTCTACCGGCATTTAATTTTCACTTGATTGCCTAACTGAGTTTTTTATATAAGCTATTTTGTTCAAACCATTTCAGTCCGTCTATTTTTGCACAGTTTACATTGTTGACTTACTGAGAATCCAACTAACaagaatttattttaatattgctAACCCGactgaaatattattttgattatttattcaTCATCTATCTAAATTAACCTTCGATCCTAACAAATTTTCTATCACGATGCAGTATTTTTCTTTATCATGAGTGGCTATTATATTGTAATACTTGGAATGTTATACAATTTAAAATGGAATTCATTTTAATTATTCTTAAATTtactatatatattataattgaacaaattcattttaattttgttcataaatttactatatatatcttaatttaatttactatatatatatagtataaaATTCTGAACAAATCGGACTCTGATCATAAATCAAACAGTAATCGGACTCAAGTTCGTATAAAAGTCTGAACAAACCTGTTCATAAATCAAAGGTTCAAATCGCAAACGAAGAAATGAAGATCATCATTGGTGAGTTTTTTCTACTGTTGATTAAAGAAATATGAGGAGAAATCAGGCGATTGCTCTGAATCGGAGACGAATTTTAGGTCCGGCTGTGAGTAATTATCCATATTCTTATTTTTGTGCTACATTTCATGGTGTAAGATCTcagaaagaagaagaaaaacccATTTTACTACATGAACCGAGATTTGATTTTAGTGGTATAAATGAGCTGGACGATGCTGTGTGCATGTTTCGTGAAATGGTGAGAGTGAGACCGAAGCCTTCTGTTATTGAATTCAACAAGCTATTGACTGTGGTTGGAAAGATGAAACACTATTATGCTGCACTTTTAATGTTTGATGAAATGCGTCAGTTGGGTGTTCTCGATGATTTCACCATGAATATAGTGATTAATTGCTATTGTCAGCTGAATCGAGTAGATTTGGGGGTCTCGATCTTGTGTAGCTTCTTCAAGCTTGGTCATGAACCAGACACAATCACCTTTAGCACTCTCATCAAAGGGTTCTTTTCGGCAGATAAGGCTTCTCATGCGGTAGAGATTTTTAAGAAGTTATTAAGAGAGAAACTATGTGAGCCAAACGAATTCACATATCTAGCCGTAATAAATGGTCTGTGCAAAGCTGGGCACACTCTCATGGCCCGTGATTTGCTTGGTATGTTGGAAAAAGGAACTTGCAGACCTGATGTCTACTCTTATAACACGGTACTCGATAGTCTCAGTAAAGATAAGATGGTAGATGATGCACTCCGATTATTGTACAATATGGTTGAGAAAGGGGTTTCGCCAAATGTCGTTACTTACAATTCATTGATCCAGAGCCTTTGCAATTTTGGCCGATGGAAAGAGGTGAAAGACTTGTTTATTGACATGCAATGTCTCAACATCTATCCAGATGTGATTACTTTTAACATATTGGTCGATGCGTTTTGCAAGGAAGGAATGATTATTGAGGCAGAGGATTTGTTGAAAAGCATGAAGAAAAGAAATATTTCGCCTGATATTGTCACGTATAATGCCTTGATAGATGGATATTGTTTTCGAGGAGAAATGGATAGAGCACGAAGATTGTTTGATTCCTTGGAATTTATGGGTTTCAAGCCGTGTATCATTAGCTACAGCAGCATGCTTGATGGATACCTTAAGAAAGGAATGGTGGATGAAGCTTGGAATGTTTTTCATGAAATTTCCTCCAAGGGTTTGGGGCCTACAACAATTTCCTACACCATCATGTTACAAGGATTATTTCGTGCAGGTAGATATGAAGCTGGTCAGAAGCTTTTCAATGAGATGGAAGCTCACAAAGTATATCCCGACATAATTACTTATTCTGTTATGTTGCAAAGCTTGTGTAAGACTCGACAATTTACCCAAGCATTTTCGTTTCTGCAAACTATGGAAGATAGAGGTCTCAATCCTAACATAGTCATCTATTCTATCTTGATAGATGGATTATCCAAGGGTGGAAAAcctgatgttgctagaattctTTTCAACCAACTTCATTTGAAAGGTTTGAAGCCCAATGTTGTTATTTATAACAGCATGATCTTCTCACTTTGCCTAGAGGGACATGTACAAGAGGCAAAACATATGCTGATCGATATGGAAAAAAGTGGTTGTACACCCAATAGTGTGACATTCAACGTTTTTGTTCAAAACTTGCTAAAAAGAGAAGAACTTAACGAGGCAATGCAACTCTCGGAAGAAATGGTAAGAAGGGGTTTCTCAGGTGATGCAACAACCGTGTCCATGCTATTTCATAAGTTCGAGGAATGTCGAGATAGTGTTCTGCTGGATATGATGAAAAGGCTTGTTCCAAGAAAATGAATAATCCTTCTCTGAAACCTCAGTTTCCCTAAGTTCCTAATTGAAGTCATATACATCTTTCCATACCAATAAAGATATGAAACTACTCACATATAATGGTAAGTTTGTACTCTCTAAAAATCTAATGATTGCTGAAGCATCGGTTATATGTTGGATGCATCTAAGTTTATTGCAAAACTTTAGTCGGTTTAGCAACTTGTTTTTTGtaatttcaatttaatttttatttcctTGTGTCAGTTGATTGTTCGTGGGACATGGAAGTCTAAAGAGAAGGCAGGTTTAAGAAAGACCTGGTCTGCTATTATTTACAGATGGTACTGaattaagtatgatttctacgccCGATTGTGTTACAGTCAATGTTTTTgtccaaagcttgctgaaaagAAGAGAATTTTATGAGGCAGTGCTCCTCTCGGCAGAAATCCAGAGTTCCGGACGTGCTTGTCAAATCGACACTTCTTTCAAAGAAAATTGTATCATCCAGTACAAACCAATACAAGCTCTGTTTGGGTCGTATATGGAATAGAGGAGACATCTTGAATATTTTGAACCGTGATTTAAATATACCAAATATCCACTCATCAGCATTCCTCAAAGAAGCATGACGAAGATTGAACAACTCTTTGGCATCTTCAGGGTGACGACTTGATCTGTGAATTTTTGAAGATGATAACGTACATCTCAAAAAAGAGCCAAGAATTGACGTCAATTTGGATATCCACTAGAAAATATTTACCTATCAAATCATTTTTTTAGAGTTCGTTAACTAATGAATAATATACATGATATTTGAAAActacaaaaaatataaatagtcATGTaatatataaacaatatatcaaataaaaaaataaacaagacaATTATTTGTAtctgaaaataaataataagtatgttaaaatatttgtttgtgtatatatatatatatatattattcaagttaatgaaaaatatcatgTGTAAGAATTCTTAAGGGCGGGTTTTTTCGCGTTATTCACTCGTCTGCCACTGAgaacaccacttcccgtccgaCTTGCATGTGTTAAGCATGCTAATACatgctgtaatgcccgagatttaatcattataatcagacgagtgattattgacatgattgaggttataagaacttaaatgacgaggccgggcgtcgttgcatggttagccaagaaattgggacagaaccttcggcgctcgagcggtagaaagagaccgcccgagcgccaatgcaccataaggTTACCCtttggacagaatgtctcgcgcccgagcggtagtttttgaccgcccgagcgcgagaggagGACAGTATGAGAATTCGGACAgtatgttcggcgcccgagcggtacatttcaaccgctcgagcgccacctaaGAATGGTAAAAGGTAGCCACGTTGTGGTTACATGCATGgtgagtgtatatatatatatatatatatatatacacacgattCTTTCCTCAGAATTTAGTAGGAAACGAGAAAAGGGAAGCACGAGAAAgtagtgaaaaatccttacgccttttgtgcgaaatccgtccgtcagattttgaatccgacttaagtactgtgttcctatcaacgcaggctacaactggacgtaagttttattacgtttagacaagatttgaatttatgatattgtcagaattgaatatgattcagatacgGTGTTCCTGCTAcagtagatattatagaattgaagtcagattgaagaacagattgtttctgtatttgttatgattttcgaaagatattgacagagattcgatatcagatttgtgttatcgttgagattaggagttatgtcagtattgattatgagttttggtattatatctgtgatgtttggattgacgggattatcgagacaatattattataccgtcgaaaacatcagttgattgatattgatcagagtcggtagtgatttagattttattatgataccgtatgtcgattgacattgatcagagtatattttgatttaaatattgatCAGAGCATGTTCCGGATTGGgttatttattgatattgtgacTGTTCAATATTGTGATTACCAGATTTGGGAagggaccgagatagagtcgggaattcttcttcatcttctgaacgagaagataaaggtataagtcaatgtggtattgggagatggacttgagtcggtttagacttgggtttccctaaatcacatactttactttattgccttgatatttgcattgattgattgttataattgttttcttgagttatagatttcaggtattagaagagtaatcttatgacagaagtgccgttagtggaggatcgccacgggcacattgcacgatgtcataagatggtgtattggcggatgtgccaaagtctgtcactggatgtttggctatcgatgtggataggatggtggctttttctattactgttaatcagtattgtatcgatgtggatagattagtagctcttctattactgttaatcgatgtcatatcgatgtggatagaattagagttgcttctattactgttaatcggtactatattgatgtggatagaataatagcttcctctattactggtaatcgataccgtatcgatgtggatagaactggagtcttttctattactgttgatcgataccatatcggcgtggatagaactggagtcttttctattactgctagtcgatatacgcatgccaacgtctggaaccgggatccctagactaggattgagtctagtctgaattttgtagctacgagtatagttgacagtgtgttattgattatgttttagattcgttacatattgttgatacctgattacatgctttatattgtttatatgattgcatgtttcgttgatttatactgggagtatattctcaccggtttatccggctgttgtcttgtctgtatgtgtacttgacaacaggtgggacaggttcagggtcgaggagatgaggagagatcgagttagagtgaagacttcggactttgatctgagatagggtttgaacaatggatattagatgttaaactctaatttgaataaatgttttgtaatacaggatttgtattttatatactgagatgtatatatgttttatttcactacgttccgcaatttaaaaagaaaaatttttagaccctgttttataattgattaattagtcccaatgatgattaagaacttgattagcgtccgggtccccacacatgccGCCAACATTCTCGCTTTTTTTACTACCTAAGGCTTCGATACATTTCGAAATCGAAAAATCTCTACTTTTGAGTTATATCAAAATTAAGATATAGATTAACTAAAATTACAGAAGATAATTAAACATGAgatgttatataataattaataaaaaaataaattttacttaataaaaataattacaagtaaataaaatattataattttttattatgtagtgtaataatttttttaaaattttaataaatataattttaaattttatgaggTTTTATGACTAGAActccaaaaataaaatgaacgatgttaataatttttattttaaactatttttagtcataaaaaatatgttttttaaaaagtaCAAATAAAAGGAAATAAATAGATGAGAAAAGAATGAAAATTTTAGTGTTTGAATTGAGAATGTGAGTTTGAGATATCTCTCGATTAAGTGTGTATTCAAATCTTTAGGTTGAATCAAAGATTTTTGTTGacattttattgttttattttagACTATAATTCTTGTACTTAATAGAATTTCATAGAGTCATTAAAAATTTATTGACATTTTGAATACATATAaacttttataaattttttaaaagtcaagtttgaatattacatgactttttaaaattttacaaaagTTTACATTGAATGTCACTAAACTTTTATAGAGTATGTAAAAGTCTAGTTTGAATATCTCTAGACATTTAAGCTCcataaaagtcattaaaagtttagAACTAATACACTCCCTTAGTTTTCAATGAACCAATACACCCCCTTAGGTCATCTCCAATCCATATCCTCTATTTTTCATCATCTATCCTCCAAAATAGAGATCATGGATATCTATTTTCAAAAACCTTCTCCAACACACATCCTCTAAATATTATCAAATACTCtattcatttaatttatttcattttcagcCCATATCATCTAAATATTATCAAATACTCTAATTTACTTCACAAATACTCTAATTTACTTCACCATCCGATTCCGATCTTACACCGTACTAATTTACTCTCATGATTGCAATGAACTAAAAATATGTTTATCTTTattattgtgtgtgtgtgtgttttttttttttttggtgataTGTCACTTTTAGTATTGTCTACGTTTTTATGTCTAaaaatatcacatgtttatcaatttaaattaagtcaATAATAAGTGTTTGTAATAAAATGTGTTATGTATTTCTTTGTCATTAAATTATTCATTAGTTCTATTTGATAACTGTTATAAATagtaaattataattaatttattaaaaaattaaaacaaagttTGATCGACAAGGTCGACCCAAACTTTATCTTGGTCGACCAAAGCAAGATACAAGCATGCTTTGGCTTTGGTCGACCAAAGCACCACCAAATCTGCTTTGGTCGACCCAAGTGTGGGTGCATGAGTCGACCAAGTTTGTGTGTGGGTCGATCCTTTTTTCTTCAAGCCACAAGTCGATCAACAAAAGGACTATAttgtaatttttaaattatctaTTTTGTAATTATTTCTCACTCTTTTTCAATCCTTCATATGAACAGTGATATTCTATAAATAGAGGATCACTGTTGCATACTCTAAAATAGAGGAAACAAATAGAGCACGGTTGGAGAGGATTTCATCCTCCATAATAGAGGATTCCTCAATTATGGAGGACAGTTAGAGATGCCCTTAGCGTTTCCACTCCCTCATGGTCCTTATTAGAGCAGATGACTTGAAATTCTGACAATGAAATCCATGTTGACATAATCTTTGATGGATTAAATTTGAACAGCAGCGATCTTTACCTGTTAAATGAACTTTCTCCTTTGTTCTAAGTCATCTGCTCTAACGAGGACCTTGAGAGAGGGGGAAGACTAAGCTCGTGAAAAACTCGAACTCGGTTCATTAATAACTCGTTTATAATGTTTAACGAGTATGGATCGAGCTTGTCAAGTGGGCTTGTTTTCGAGCTCATTAAACATAATAGAGCTCAAGTTCGAGCTGGTTTCGAGTTCGTTAAAGATAGAATCGAGATTgattatataataaaatgtaTCTCTACATATAAACAAAAATGTTAAATTAAACCAAAAAAAGTGTAAATCCATTGATAAATAACCAAACAGCAAACCTAACAACTAAAAAAACTTAAACAAACCATACAAATGAAAATGTTCGCGAACAATAAACAAGCTGAGCTTTAGCTCGCGAACCAcataatcgagccgagctcaagcTCAAACTCAATCTCACAAACAGGCTCGT includes the following:
- the LOC140819742 gene encoding uncharacterized protein, translating into MRRNQAIALNRRRILGPAVSNYPYSYFCATFHGVRSQKEEEKPILLHEPRFDFSGINELDDAVCMFREMVRVRPKPSVIEFNKLLTVVGKMKHYYAALLMFDEMRQLGVLDDFTMNIVINCYCQLNRVDLGVSILCSFFKLGHEPDTITFSTLIKGFFSADKASHAVEIFKKLLREKLCEPNEFTYLAVINGLCKAGHTLMARDLLGMLEKGTCRPDVYSYNTVLDSLSKDKMVDDALRLLYNMVEKGVSPNVVTYNSLIQSLCNFGRWKEVKDLFIDMQCLNIYPDVITFNILVDAFCKEGMIIEAEDLLKSMKKRNISPDIVTYNALIDGYCFRGEMDRARRLFDSLEFMGFKPCIISYSSMLDGYLKKGMVDEAWNVFHEISSKGLGPTTISYTIMLQGLFRAGRYEAGQKLFNEMEAHKVYPDIITYSVMLQSLCKTRQFTQAFSFLQTMEDRGLNPNIVIYSILIDGLSKGGKPDVARILFNQLHLKGLKPNVVIYNSMIFSLCLEGHVQEAKHMLIDMEKSGCTPNSVTFNVFVQNLLKREELNEAMQLSEEMVRRGFSGDATTVSMLFHKFEECRDSVLLDMMKRLVPRK